The following proteins are encoded in a genomic region of Enoplosus armatus isolate fEnoArm2 chromosome 11, fEnoArm2.hap1, whole genome shotgun sequence:
- the LOC139292902 gene encoding tubulin alpha-8 chain, producing MERLSVDFGKKSKLEFAIYPAPQVSTAVVEPYNSILTTHTTLEHSDCAFMVDNEAIYDICRRNLDIERPTYTNLNRLIGQIVSSITASLRFDGALNVDLTEFQTNLVPYPRIHFPLATYAPVISAEKAYHEQLSVADITNTCFEPANQMVKCDPRHGKYMACCLLYRGDVVPKDVNSAIAAIKTKRTIQFVDWCPTGFKVGINYQPPTVVPGGDLAKVQRAVCMLSNTTAIAEAWARLDHKFDLMYAKRAFVHWYVGEGMEEGEFSEAREDMAALEKDYEEVGTDNMGEEDEGEEY from the coding sequence ATGGAGAGACTCTCTGTTGACTTCGGTAAAAAGTCTAAACTTGAGTTTGCCATCTACCCGGCCCCCCAGGTCTCCACAGCTGTAGTGGAGCCTTACAACTCCATTCTGACCACCCACACCACCCTGGAGCACTCTGACTGTGCCTTCATGGTGGACAATGAGGCCATCTACGACATCTGCCGCAGGAACCTCGATATTGAGAGGCCGACTTACACCAACCTGAACAGGCTCATTGGCCAGATTGTGTCTTCAATCACAGCCTCGCTTCGCTTTGATGGAGCCCTGAATGTTGACCTGACAGAGTTCCAGACCAACTTGGTGCCCTACCCTCGTATCCACTTCCCTCTGGCCACTTATGCTCCAGTCATCTCGGCTGAGAAAGCATATCATGAGCAGCTGTCAGTTGCTGACATCACCAACACCTGCTTtgagccagccaatcagatggtGAAGTGCGATCCTCGTCATGGTAAATACATggcctgctgtctgctgtatCGTGGTGACGTGGTGCCCAAAGATGTCAACTCTGCCATCGCAGCCATCAAAACCAAACGCACCATCCAGTTTGTGGACTGGTGCCCCACAGGCTTCAAGGTGGGCATCAACTATCAGCCTCCAACAGTGGTTCCTGGTGGAGACCTGGCCAAGGTGCAGAGGGCCGTGTGCATGCTGAGCAACACCACAGCCATCGCTGAGGCCTGGGCCCGTCTCGACCACAAGTTTGACCTCATGTATGCCAAGAGAGCCTTTGTCCACTGGTATGTTGGGGAGGgaatggaggagggagagttctCAGAGGCCAGAGAAGACATGGCTGCCCTGGAGAAGGATTACGAAGAGGTGGGTACTGACAACAtgggggaggaagatgaaggagaagaaTACTGA